The following proteins are encoded in a genomic region of Natrinema sp. DC36:
- a CDS encoding HNH endonuclease codes for MSQHIRIGNYYWHKTRDENILVTHHDSANYVWYRGVKSKDNAGVIATTDWIEQQPYDELLGCIQMADYPEESEWREMRVAVLERDDYTCQGCGTNVNSSAPIHHIVPLGCGGTNTFRNLITLCESCHGRVHGGPI; via the coding sequence GTGAGTCAGCACATCCGTATCGGTAATTATTACTGGCACAAGACTCGTGATGAGAACATACTTGTTACGCATCACGACTCTGCAAACTACGTCTGGTATAGAGGCGTCAAATCGAAGGACAACGCTGGAGTGATCGCCACAACCGACTGGATCGAGCAACAGCCGTATGACGAGCTACTCGGCTGTATTCAGATGGCTGACTACCCAGAGGAGAGCGAATGGCGTGAGATGCGTGTTGCGGTCCTCGAGCGGGACGACTACACGTGCCAGGGCTGTGGAACGAACGTGAATAGTTCAGCGCCGATCCACCACATCGTTCCATTAGGGTGTGGAGGAACCAACACGTTTCGCAACCTAATCACCCTCTGCGAGTCGTGTCACGGTAGGGTGCATGGCGGACCAATTTGA